In Nitrosophilus alvini, the following are encoded in one genomic region:
- the pseI gene encoding pseudaminic acid synthase, with protein MIRIDNKTVSNDSPVYIIAEVSANHNQSFEIAKEMIKAAYEAGADAVKLQTYTPDTITLKCDNEYFQIKQGTIWDGKTLYELYEEAYTPWEWQPELKKYADSIGITLFSSPFDKSAVDFLEKMNVPAYKIASFEITDIPLIEYAASKGKPMIISTGIATLCDIEEAVNACRRVGNDKIVLLKCTSAYPAPLEDANLETIPNLSETFGVIAGFSDHTLGITAPVAAVTLGAKVIEKHFILDKSMGGPDAAFSLDIDEFKEMVKAVRDTEKLLGKVDYSMSDKKRKSREFSRSLFVAENIREGEILTEKNIRSVRPGYGLHPKYLKDILGKRAATDLEKGTPLKWEHIS; from the coding sequence ATGATAAGAATAGATAACAAAACTGTTTCAAATGACAGTCCGGTATATATAATTGCCGAAGTTTCCGCCAACCATAATCAAAGTTTTGAGATAGCAAAAGAGATGATAAAGGCGGCGTACGAAGCCGGAGCGGATGCGGTAAAACTGCAAACTTACACTCCCGATACAATAACTTTAAAGTGCGATAATGAATATTTTCAGATAAAACAAGGAACCATCTGGGATGGAAAGACCCTATATGAACTCTATGAAGAAGCATACACACCTTGGGAGTGGCAGCCAGAGCTAAAAAAATATGCCGATTCGATAGGAATTACTCTTTTTTCTTCCCCTTTTGACAAAAGTGCTGTCGACTTTCTTGAAAAGATGAACGTTCCTGCTTACAAAATTGCCTCTTTTGAGATAACAGACATTCCTCTTATAGAGTATGCGGCCTCAAAAGGAAAGCCTATGATCATATCCACAGGTATCGCGACTCTTTGTGATATTGAAGAGGCAGTAAATGCCTGCAGAAGAGTTGGAAATGACAAAATTGTTCTTTTAAAATGTACTTCTGCATATCCTGCACCTCTGGAGGATGCGAACCTTGAAACAATCCCGAATCTGTCCGAAACTTTTGGCGTAATAGCAGGATTTTCAGACCATACTCTGGGTATTACAGCCCCTGTCGCTGCTGTGACATTGGGTGCAAAGGTCATTGAAAAACACTTTATTTTGGATAAGAGTATGGGAGGACCGGATGCCGCATTCAGTCTGGATATAGATGAATTCAAAGAGATGGTTAAGGCTGTAAGAGATACCGAAAAGCTTCTTGGAAAAGTGGATTATTCTATGAGTGATAAAAAGAGAAAAAGCAGAGAGTTTTCAAGAAGTCTCTTTGTAGCGGAAAATATTAGAGAGGGTGAAATTTTGACTGAGAAAAATATCCGTTCGGTAAGACCGGGATACGGGCTTCATCCAAAGTATTTAAAAGATATTTTAGGCAAAAGAGCGGCAACTGATCTTGAAAAAGGAACCCCTTTAAAGTGGGAGCATATCAGTTAA
- the pseG gene encoding UDP-2,4-diacetamido-2,4,6-trideoxy-beta-L-altropyranose hydrolase, with protein sequence MKTILIRADSSKNIGTGHITRTLVLVKELKEKSFNVIYLSRSLPGNINFKIKNSGFELIELQSSDKRQEIDEVSRIIKQKNASFIVFDHYGIDEEYEREIKKRSGILVFSFDDTYQKHFCDILLNQNIYAKKEDYKNLVPSSAYLLCGVEYALIRKEFREIEIRDKKHIDLQNVRILVTLGGADPKNVTLEVMKALEESKGFKFHADIVVGAANEYLPELQKFAKKSNKSYRIITDAKNMAELMNKADIAVISCGTTSIEALYMRLPFLALKLADNQEKIYEYLSENGYAMCVENETDDIKRGFENLIFDKTLRIAFLERMKTLRIGKVEKVTKAIICKMFENFSIREAEEKDINAVFEISNDEIVRKNSFSSEKIPFERHKEWFLKKLKDENTLFLIVEKDGTVLGQIRFEKSENDYFISISLASIVRGCGYASDIISKSVESFRNRVGDFDIYAYIKKENIASIKSFEKSGFKKVEETLYKSIPTFVLKRLKNDKNR encoded by the coding sequence ATGAAAACTATTTTGATTAGAGCGGATAGCTCCAAAAATATAGGCACCGGGCATATAACAAGAACGCTTGTTTTGGTAAAGGAATTAAAAGAAAAAAGTTTTAATGTTATATATCTTTCAAGATCTTTGCCAGGAAATATAAATTTCAAGATCAAAAACAGCGGATTTGAGCTTATTGAGTTGCAAAGTAGCGATAAAAGGCAAGAGATAGATGAAGTAAGCCGTATTATCAAACAAAAGAATGCCTCTTTTATTGTATTCGACCATTATGGAATAGACGAAGAGTATGAAAGAGAAATAAAAAAAAGATCCGGTATTTTGGTTTTCTCATTTGATGATACATATCAAAAACATTTTTGCGATATTTTGTTAAATCAAAATATATATGCAAAAAAAGAGGATTATAAAAATCTAGTTCCCTCATCTGCTTATTTGCTTTGCGGGGTAGAATATGCGCTTATCAGAAAAGAGTTTAGAGAGATTGAGATCAGAGATAAAAAACATATCGATCTGCAAAATGTCAGAATACTAGTAACTCTGGGCGGTGCGGATCCAAAAAATGTAACGCTTGAAGTGATGAAGGCTTTGGAGGAGAGCAAAGGTTTCAAATTTCATGCCGATATTGTGGTGGGTGCTGCAAATGAGTATTTGCCCGAACTGCAAAAGTTTGCAAAGAAAAGCAACAAAAGTTACCGAATAATTACGGATGCAAAGAATATGGCCGAGCTAATGAACAAAGCGGATATTGCAGTGATATCTTGCGGAACGACGAGTATAGAGGCTTTATATATGAGGCTTCCTTTTTTGGCTTTGAAGTTGGCGGACAATCAGGAAAAGATATATGAATATCTGAGTGAAAACGGGTATGCAATGTGCGTTGAAAACGAAACAGATGATATAAAAAGAGGTTTTGAAAACCTGATATTTGACAAAACTTTGAGAATAGCCTTTTTGGAAAGGATGAAAACTCTTCGTATTGGAAAAGTAGAAAAAGTTACGAAAGCTATCATATGTAAAATGTTTGAAAATTTTTCGATAAGAGAGGCCGAGGAAAAGGATATAAACGCCGTTTTTGAGATATCGAACGATGAGATAGTCAGAAAAAACTCTTTCAGCAGTGAAAAAATACCTTTTGAGAGACATAAAGAGTGGTTTTTGAAAAAATTAAAAGACGAAAATACGCTTTTTCTGATCGTTGAAAAAGATGGAACAGTCCTTGGACAGATTAGATTTGAAAAAAGTGAAAACGACTATTTTATCAGTATATCATTGGCTTCGATAGTGAGAGGTTGTGGATACGCAAGCGACATAATTTCAAAAAGTGTAGAGTCGTTTCGAAACAGAGTAGGCGATTTCGATATCTACGCGTATATAAAAAAAGAGAATATCGCTTCGATAAAGAGCTTTGAAAAAAGCGGTTTTAAAAAAGTTGAAGAGACTCTTTACAAAAGCATTCCAACATTTGTTTTAAAAAGGCTAAAAAATGATAAGAATAGATAA
- a CDS encoding cytidylyltransferase domain-containing protein: MKIENNLFIIIQARMTSTRLLGKVMLPLCGKTVLEIMIDRLKSFEKNIIIATTNDGSEKPIVKLCERRGLKYFRGDTHNVLERYYKAALNFGAKKSDTIIRLTSDCPLIDQNILKKMIDEFKIEKCDYLSNTIERTFPRGFDIEIFGFDALKKAYENATLDYEKEHVTTYIHTTHKNEFKICSFKDKDDNSKYRLTLDEEADFEAIKEIYRFLKCKTDFSYEELLEVLKKNPHIYEINRHIEQKKV, encoded by the coding sequence ATGAAAATAGAAAATAATCTATTCATTATCATTCAAGCTCGTATGACTTCAACAAGGCTCCTTGGAAAAGTAATGCTGCCGCTATGCGGCAAAACTGTTTTAGAAATTATGATAGATAGATTAAAAAGTTTTGAAAAAAATATAATTATTGCCACTACAAATGACGGAAGCGAAAAACCTATAGTGAAACTTTGTGAAAGAAGAGGCTTGAAATATTTCAGGGGCGATACGCACAATGTACTTGAGAGATACTACAAAGCGGCTTTGAATTTTGGTGCAAAGAAAAGTGATACGATAATAAGACTTACATCGGATTGTCCTCTGATCGATCAAAATATTTTGAAAAAAATGATAGATGAATTTAAGATAGAAAAATGTGACTATCTCTCAAATACAATAGAGCGAACATTTCCAAGAGGATTCGACATAGAAATTTTCGGTTTTGACGCACTTAAAAAAGCTTATGAAAATGCTACCTTGGATTACGAAAAAGAGCATGTAACGACCTATATTCATACGACGCACAAAAATGAATTCAAAATATGCAGCTTCAAAGACAAAGATGACAATTCAAAATATCGCCTAACGTTGGATGAAGAGGCTGATTTCGAAGCGATAAAAGAGATATACAGATTTTTAAAATGCAAAACGGATTTTAGTTATGAAGAGTTGCTCGAGGTTTTGAAAAAAAATCCACATATATATGAAATAAACAGGCATATAGAACAGAAAAAAGTATGA
- the pseC gene encoding UDP-4-amino-4,6-dideoxy-N-acetyl-beta-L-altrosamine transaminase has protein sequence MDFIPYGKQYIDKKDRRAVKEVLKSPFITQGPKIKEFEEKIYEYTGAKYAVAVSNGTAALHLASLSILNPGDKVLTSPNSFVATSNAILYAGAKPVFVDIKDDGNIDFELCEEILKNDPSIKALYVVHFSGNPVEQEKLKVLKEKYGIKILEDCAHSIGAEYKEIKAGSCKNSDCSILSFHPVKHLTTGEGGAITTNDERIYEKLLLLRNHGITKDENRFLDKNMAYDEKGNLNPWYYEQQLLGFNYRITDMQCALGISQFEKLDTFIKRRRDIALKYDEEFEKEEFIKPLYGYNGRSSYHLYVVRIDFEKLFITKAELFYKMREKSIGLQLHYIPINKQPYYRSLGYGKEETPKMDRYYKEALSLPMYPSLEREEQEYVIKTLKKLVNENRK, from the coding sequence ATGGATTTTATACCTTATGGAAAGCAGTATATAGACAAAAAAGACAGACGAGCCGTCAAAGAGGTTTTGAAATCCCCTTTTATTACTCAGGGACCGAAAATCAAAGAGTTTGAAGAAAAAATATACGAATATACCGGAGCAAAATATGCCGTGGCGGTCTCAAACGGTACGGCTGCGCTTCATCTGGCGTCTTTATCTATTTTAAATCCCGGGGACAAGGTGCTGACCTCTCCAAACTCATTCGTTGCCACTTCGAACGCTATTTTATATGCGGGGGCAAAGCCAGTTTTTGTCGATATAAAAGATGACGGAAATATAGATTTTGAGCTTTGCGAAGAGATACTAAAAAATGACCCTTCTATAAAAGCTTTATATGTGGTACATTTTAGCGGTAATCCCGTAGAACAGGAAAAACTAAAAGTTTTAAAAGAGAAATACGGTATAAAGATTTTGGAAGATTGCGCCCATTCTATAGGGGCGGAATATAAAGAAATAAAAGCCGGAAGCTGCAAAAATAGTGACTGTTCGATTCTTTCTTTTCATCCTGTAAAGCATTTGACAACAGGAGAGGGCGGAGCGATAACAACGAATGATGAAAGGATATATGAAAAACTTCTTCTGCTTAGAAACCATGGAATAACAAAAGATGAAAATAGGTTTTTAGATAAGAATATGGCATATGACGAAAAAGGCAACCTCAATCCTTGGTACTACGAACAGCAGCTTTTGGGATTCAACTACCGCATCACCGATATGCAGTGTGCACTTGGAATCTCTCAGTTTGAAAAGCTGGATACTTTCATAAAAAGAAGAAGAGATATAGCTTTGAAGTATGATGAAGAGTTCGAAAAAGAGGAATTCATAAAGCCGCTATACGGATACAACGGCCGCTCATCTTACCATCTATATGTAGTTAGAATAGATTTTGAAAAACTCTTCATTACCAAAGCGGAACTCTTTTACAAAATGAGAGAGAAGAGCATCGGGCTACAGCTACATTATATCCCTATAAACAAACAGCCGTATTACCGTTCTTTGGGATATGGCAAAGAGGAGACTCCAAAAATGGACAGATACTATAAAGAGGCATTGTCTTTACCTATGTATCCCTCTTTGGAAAGAGAGGAGCAAGAGTATGTAATAAAAACTCTAAAAAAGTTGGTCAATGAAAATAGAAAATAA